From Diospyros lotus cultivar Yz01 chromosome 4, ASM1463336v1, whole genome shotgun sequence, a single genomic window includes:
- the LOC127799008 gene encoding endoglucanase 9-like codes for MALRWAAFLALALALVMLATHGQANPINYREALAKSILFFQGQRSGTVPRGQQQQQITWRSSSGLSDGRLAQVDLTGGYYDAGDNVKFNFPMAFTTTMLSWGALEYGKKMGSELGNARAAIRWATDYLLKCATATPGKLYVGVGDPNDDHKCWERPEDMDTVRSVYFVSASNPGSDVAGETAAALAAASMVFRKIDPKYSKTLLRTAKNVMQFAIQYRGAYSDSLGPAACPFYCSYSGYKDELVWGAAWLFRATNDVYYFNFIKSLGANDAPDIFSWDNKYAGASVLLARRNLVDNDKNFEPFSHQAEDFMCRILPNSPSSSTRYTQGGLMFKLSESNLQYVTSITFLLTTYAKYMASSKHTFSCGNLPVSSSTLRTLAKSQVDYILGVNPLKLSYMVGFGTHYPQRIHHRGSSLPSVRAHSESFGCEGGFHPFFYSLNPNPNVLVGAIVGGPNESDGYSDDRTDYSHSEPATYVNAAIVGPLAFFAGSKTP; via the exons ATGGCTTTGAGATGGGCAGCTTTCCTTGCCCTTGCCCTTGCCCTGGTGATGCTGGCAACTCATGGGCAAGCCAACCCCATTAACTACAGAGAAGCCTTGGCGAAGTCCATTTTGTTCTTCCAGGGCCAGAGATCAGGGACGGTGCCCAGGggccagcagcagcagcagatcACTTGGAGGTCCAGTTCCGGCCTATCGGATGGCAGATTAGCCCAA GTGGACCTAACGGGAGGATACTACGACGCCGGAGACAATGTAAAATTCAACTTTCCGATGGCCTTCACCACTACCATGCTGTCATGGGGGGCACTGGAGTATGGAAAGAAGATGGGCAGCGAGTTGGGAAACGCAAGAGCCGCCATCCGATGGGCCACCGACTACCTTCTGAAATGCGCCACCGCCACTCCCGGAAAGCTCTACGTCGGCGTCGGCGACCCGAATGACGATCACAAGTGTTGGGAACGGCCGGAGGACATGGACACCGTCCGGTCCGTCTACTTTGTCTCTGCAAGTAATCCGGGCTCCGACGTCGCCGGGGAGACCGCCGCCGCCCTCGCCGCCGCCTCCATGGTCTTCCGCAAGATTGATCCCAAGTACTCAAAAACTTTATTGCGGACTGCCAAAAATGTCATGCAATTTGCCATTCAATATAGAGGCGCCTATAGTGACTCACTCGGCCCTGCGGCTTGCCCATTTTATTGCTCCTATTCTGGGTATAAG GATGAGTTGGTGTGGGGAGCTGCGTGGCTTTTCAGAGCAACAAACGAcgtttattatttcaatttcataaaatctTTAGGAGCCAACGATGCACCAGATATATTTAGTTGGGACAACAAGTATGCAGGTGCCAGTGTGCTCCTAGCAAGG AGAAATCTGGTGGACAACGACAAGAATTTTGAACCCTTCAGCCATCAAGCAGAAGATTTCATGTGCCGAATCCTTCCCAACTCTCCTTCTTCAAGTACACGATATACACAGG GAGGATTAATGTTCAAGCTAAGCGAAAGCAATCTGCAATATGTGACATCCATAACCTTCTTGCTTACAACCTATGCCAAGTACATGGCATCCTCAAAGCACACCTTCAGCTGTGGGAATTTGCCCGTGTCCTCCTCTACCCTTAGGACCCTAGCCAAGAGTCAGGTGGACTACATTTTAGGGGTAAACCCTTTGAAGCTGTCCTACATGGTTGGATTTGGAACACACTATCCGCAGAGAATTCACCATAGGGGATCCTCATTGCCCTCGGTGAGGGCCCACTCGGAGTCCTTCGGTTGCGAGGGTGGTTTTCATCCCTTCTTCTACTCTCTGAACCCCAACCCGAACGTTTTGGTCGGAGCCATAGTCGGCGGCCCAAACGAGAGCGATGGCTACTCCGACGATCGCACCGACTATAGCCATTCTGAGCCAGCCACCTACGTCAATGCCGCCATAGTTGGACCATTGGCATTCTTTGCAGGGAGCAAGACCCCTTAG